The following are from one region of the Capsicum annuum cultivar UCD-10X-F1 chromosome 1, UCD10Xv1.1, whole genome shotgun sequence genome:
- the LOC107876829 gene encoding uncharacterized protein LOC107876829, with the protein MECNKDDALRAKEIAERKFLAKDFSGAKKFALKAQNLNPGLEGISQMLSTLGVHIAAESKVNGEGNFYGILGVSPKADDEAIRKQYRKLALMLHPDKNKSIGAEAAFKHVSEAWSLLSDKTKKTAYDTRNMNALQQRVQAEIADSSQQSTQNGFHKFAKNAASRVRPPKCSTSKKSSSFGTKERGTFWTVCYRCKMQYEYMRMYLNHNLLCPNCHEAFFAVETTPPSNGSKKSTDWDYSQQQENTYHQGMKKDASTTGRNSSRSPNFVSSMVNNTDSPDQNDFQWSPFSKTAGHASAVQAANMVQQAYQKVKRERQEAQTATKREEALKRKNHSSKRPSAPLSAGQFNAFKRKKGLNDPSPSRLRHSWESAGGSTASPAEVQRGNSERVKLNVTNQLRNGKEVSYNDVKHLLMEKAKKEILKNLRDQGSATLTTPMSSREVSLTKEAKERKNVEIHVSEFDVRENHNAVHKQVAIKTNVFANRSSSGTFDNYLDNKPAVCMSVDVPDSDLHNFDSDRIESCFGPNQVWAAYDDSDGMPRYYALILKVVSLNPFKARISWLNSYNSGIGSLNYVYSGAPKTSGYFRRGRHEIRTSVNCFSHKVRWTKGPGDTIQIFPRKGEVWALYRNWSAEWNEFTEDDVIHKYDLIEVLEDFNEECVVVAPLVKAAGFKSVFHKHLNPREIRKIPREEMFQFSHEISAFLLTGKESPNAPKGFRELDPAAMPGELLEVIQDIEEIECMDPKGSREENTIGGSGARSSNLMEETCSSMEDKEVIILDS; encoded by the coding sequence ATGGAGTGCAACAAAGATGATGCTTTGAGGGCTAAAGAAATTGCAGAGCGGAAATTCTTGGCTAAGGATTTTTCGGGAGCGAAAAAGTTTGCTTTAAAGGCCCAGAATCTGAATCCTGGACTTGAAGGCATTAGTCAAATGTTGTCAACACTCGGCGTTCATATTGCTGCTGAGAGCAAAGTTAATGGTGAAGGAAATTTTTATGGAATCCTTGGTGTTAGTCCCAAAGCTGATGATGAGGCTATAAGGAAACAATATAGGAAACTTGCCCTCATGCTTCATCCTGATAAGAACAAGTCCATAGGGGCCGAAGCTGCGTTTAAGCATGTTTCAGAAGCATGGAGTTTATTGTCTGATAAAACGAAGAAAACAGCATATGACACCAGAAATATGAATGCCTTGCAGCAGAGAGTTCAGGCTGAAATCGCGGATTCTTCTCAACAATCTACGCAGAATGGTTTTCACAAATTTGCAAAGAATGCTGCTTCACGAGTGAGGCCTCCTAAGTGTAGTACCAGTAAAAAGAGTTCTTCATTTGGAACAAAGGAGCGTGGTACATTTTGGACTGTTTGCTATCGGTGCAAGATGCAGTATGAGTATATGCGGATGTACCTTAACCATAATCTTCTGTGTCCCAATTGTCATGAAGCCTTCTTTGCTGTCGAAACAACGCCACCATCCAATGGCTCAAAGAAGTCTACCGACTGGGATTATTCTCAGCAGCAAGAAAACACATACCACCAGGGAATGAAAAAGGATGCATCAACTACAGGAAGAAACAGTTCAAGATCTCCAAATTTTGTGTCGTCTATGGTCAATAACACTGATTCTCCTGATCAGAATGACTTCCAGTGGAGCCCATTTTCTAAAACTGCTGGTCATGCATCTGCTGTACAAGCCGCTAATATGGTACAACAAGCATATCAGAAAGTAAAACGAGAGCGTCAAGAAGCACAGACGGCGACGAAAAGAGAGGAGgcattaaaaaggaaaaatcattCGTCCAAACGGCCAAGTGCACCTTTATCAGCTGGACAGTTTAATGCTTTCAAGAGGAAAAAAGGCTTAAATGATCCCAGCCCAAGTAGGCTCAGGCATAGCTGGGAATCTGCTGGAGGTAGCACAGCAAGTCCAGCTGAAGTTCAGCGGGGTAATAGTGAAAGGGTTAAGCTGAATGTCACTAACCAGTTGCGTAATGGAAAGGAGGTATCCTACAATGATGTCAAACATTTACTGATGGAGAAGGCCaagaaagaaatattgaaaaaccTAAGAGATCAGGGCTCAGCTACCTTGACTACACCTATGTCTTCAAGGGAGGTAAGTTTAACCAAGGAAGCTAAGGAGAGAAAAAATGTAGAAATTCATGTCTCTGAGTTTGATGTCAGAGAAAATCATAATGCAGTTCATAAACAAGTTGCAATTAAAACCAATGTCTTTGCAAATAGGTCTAGTTCTGGAACTTTTGACAACTATTTAGATAATAAGCCTGCTGTGTGTATGTCGGTAGATGTTCCAGATTCAGATTTGCACAATTTTGATAGTGATCGAATAGAAAGTTGTTTTGGACCGAACCAGGTCTGGGCTGCATATGATGACAGTGATGGGATGCCTCGATATTATGCTTTGATTCTCAAGGTGGTTTCTCTAAATCCTTTCAAGGCCAGAATTAGTTGGTTAAATTCATATAACAGTGGAATAGGGTCGCTAAACTATGTCTATTCCGGTGCTCCAAAAACATCTGGATATTTCAGAAGAGGCAGGCACGAAATTAGAACCTCGGTTAACTGTTTCTCTCACAAGGTCAGATGGACAAAAGGTCCTGGTGATACAATTCAAATATTTCCTAGAAAGGGGGAAGTTTGGGCTTTATATAGAAACTGGTCCGCAGAATGGAATGAGTTCACGGAGGATGATGTAATACACAAATATGATTTGATTGAAGTACTTGAAGATTTTAATGAAGAATGTGTGGTAGTTGCTCCTCTCGTCAAAGCTGCTGGCTTCAAGTCGGTGTTCCACAAACATTTAAACCCCAGGGAAATAAGAAAAATTCCTAGGGAAGAAATGTTTCAGTTTTCTCATGAGATTTCAGCGTTCTTGCTTACAGGAAAAGAAAGCCCAAACGCTCCCAAGGGTTTTCGGGAGTTGGATCCAGCAGCTATGCCTGGAGAACTTCTTGAAGTAATTCAAGACATAGAAGAAATTGAATGCATGGATCCCAAAGGAAGCAGGGAAGAAAATACAATTGGTGGTTCAGGAGCAAGGAGTAGCAATTTGATGGAAGAAACTTGCAGCTCCATGGAAGATAAGGAAGTTATAATATTAGATTCCTGA